Proteins from a genomic interval of Procambarus clarkii isolate CNS0578487 chromosome 45, FALCON_Pclarkii_2.0, whole genome shotgun sequence:
- the LOC138349748 gene encoding LOW QUALITY PROTEIN: uncharacterized protein (The sequence of the model RefSeq protein was modified relative to this genomic sequence to represent the inferred CDS: inserted 4 bases in 3 codons; added 117 bases not found in genome assembly), whose protein sequence is MEEDSRICEPGPSQGFSTDRNRVPIPATQDIPPSRPIDEEGETEYGVRRSISCSQLAAWNSQLCEKNYVICPVNNCGLMFHGVPQIQNHYVNCTGRCNSAMLKCSRCHAVVAVDHLYHHMKAMHQLEPSRHPSSDSSSSEVARATGAIEGNRSSQKAGKPLLPSSAASSGATAVVSEDEDGRDFHRYSTLGTSKLCPPSKLHHVHEQLEVRWKQDIITTGCATCPVEGCHLKFPTVDGICLHFQQCCRGFKPQEFVVCKLCNKKFASTSMLDDHIYHIHVEGRHKIQIHNLNSSIPDYSIRRRVMSEGDGVDRQRGTDAPQMYNSQRMEEELNLQPDSDHHCNQRKVAYVRCANNEHDPSVIVVCRNTKVLELIIICLRIRHAQENIFEGVKAFDSSSAFHKVRDRSESEQLISLQFGMNSEEPSRLSNEGSNVFHGKEDIGEKITSNNPCCRPPVQPNRTSFMQSDDCSPICPSTSGMKRKYVEXHHGNLQESHKSRKAVXKVSCTTGYTSDESEEDGRQLLNRDSRSQRSSRMRSCPRSHIKAEIFAQGGRPLQKSQMPSFLGLSKNESTSVFERFSLPEKSQFDHDSIMPTVTGSAWEEEEEDGFFTSPVRIKKRQLAERAQQLXRAEAAVKRQEEEAQERTWRALHEQEMALKEKEEALKQREAAAQKKIEQASRLIEESRKLGDSKKFKDDKTFVNARPAFLHPSSRRASSSGSYQTDSALNNPENKSGMHIDITKHIGSSLEFGDTTNLMSTDHNTIINPSTSHSEMSVKMGIFSHGSSVAEPRGSKIIASSNQQQRLVESHSLVSSSISKISSLQKISETSVNRHHNTFDLMSPSAKFISDSKSVNRKKRNVNPWELSEAIPSIEPSKVVKTYSRANRCRSVTEASESVALSYLQTEAHMPPCSQNVAPISQTSFATLSVLTTPENNGETVINGGATVTITPLTPDDRPARPYNAMPSLQSSRLFGRSDTFVVPRSHPAQSSVSKITLPVSVTVMVESHHKSLPTLMQNNSNQRSNKGYNLSVTTLQGISIPGHDESNHHITDPALSSVTIRNCDGSQAEAYSNSNDNSQLSCSSLLSSESQNNKSSTKNAKKWNVNLGISSKTSFHFSPTIDSRTTGVNEQVGKESPKEIFLSKPCGSNSVIDQSFETMERSSLHSSLVDKLDLTSVGKNSALTNDESQPPHFSLHNLCPQNLAPCQKNLYITKRTFTSTSITANTTINNIFRMPNGMSIIFKTFRFTNNMPPSPLCHSASPRPHSALSAPSTALHLPQPASPPPHSELHRLQSASPSSHSGLHPLQLVSPPPHSASPPLISALPPAHSAVPPHPASPPQHSTSPPLQSTSPLPLASLPLHSASPPPQSVSLPSHSTSPIPHMASPPLHSTSSQPHSTSSLHNSASPLPYLAAQTPPVLVSASSALPSSLSKLLSASPTLPSTLSSPPTVSATSHPPSPLTHEALPVAHESSPIAREASSIAHESSSIAHESSSIAHRSSSIAHESSSIAHESSSIAHESSSIAHESSPIAHEASPTVSEYLTSHPSILYMQSPIQELTSVTSHSTSSTTSASTLQAASSATCLSPLAVHTSAVIPYQSSFTPYPESLTCQRTLPASYTVSSYLDTVEVCTNNQASSTCYSLPSPSGNVQALLQTTTCYQASLPSPLCVSSPVPIGKATLSLEPSHFSHSALTETPQKSPVSIQMLTSSSVETREHKQLGAISTEENVLVASKTPSSNLQDLSVPSMTSVCCHKLPTSCEAIPKPQQLQAVKQSSEIQHTVSQEPPINAQHLPVAHVHQQVMELPYEDSKTSCQASESLQQVMHLPQHGPQDAMQTTTCTANFNSSDVSVAMPDLVAPQILGEFDPSTGTFTSNNPVFLQSILTTSLNQSSRSSAAMNSSTNSTGHLTSYSPSVKHVSVQIQTEDFIEDADKKCTSDSLDNKEKISNNENTLSKTITHPAKIEEQQEEILHGEAGELLKTKNNCLDSIHHAPGTIFALDNINGSFFEESKTTVETPANIEDSFSVNDYSFHQEENPSEDMEEMYDSTMLEESSSDSEELQGESTNMLTNIIGLGTKKENFEGRMDIATEIISGEIDQDEILETKHIVDKPLNESRTARKNSQMSEVTNEIDHIDMNAKKEPVLGIVSDINVMDETAANEITMGSHSSSVTVNSIPDGVAKVCSLHELAQMAQVPARKASATKSKSVVVEKKSCGPSTRNKIIKQEINVIEAQEIDVTKNKTGVNTDISNSSVFKCPDVGCPNDTSLIDKSGYQIDSEDNNLEDNDIKITEIQSVTNEEVNTTGSGVVLDDANPNITSELETQGMKSVLFDRSENIHPLNSIITERIKLGHDEHNFDSEEIIHNFEVVSELPVEHSSNRYEEDVTSGTFSGVDHGDSNIVYLLSDSQEFEVPKITSRPRGRPRGRPRGRPRGRARGRGRGRGRGRGRRKSEVDDTSVHTSILHDTAALSGINCNERESNPCESDNVNVSVAYEMAERVPQITSFQENPLNDQDNNKILPVSIDAADFLLSPEGVSNESLENSEEPFQNLEEKNRNQSIKNSNTDESVDMLEKVEPVSRGGRKLKLKEWWTGVVTDATSPRAKTSVGHRFSPQTSVRVARSRDTLIKAGNAKKKGSLDFIDTGEEESKTACQPDDRLQTDMSVLGSKDATFNNFSDISTCEPDTADVSMQMTLEHNNANVFKSLILGESRETEGIEDKGALPTACKKRRGRKKNFFFKSLKQNKEKKCSNSSLKMDGEVKCGKCGFLCNSLQKFRSHAQSNHNGLARPDGESQDFTEDEAKNIYFTTIKEGKTLKCTKCLNEYRSPVGYMKHILHCGVSQEDLNIPCKICNKKFRYYSLDLHVKNKHTDKIKEPKKTTSSTAPGLRPRRKAASNCNVRLQVWHSNKPGEGGSCVSDTEYDYQKELNLSQFYLKLNGTIPEDCNKRWKADLAREGKATCPNEGCTFTFKTIYMGHKHFQNCPFLSSSKTFSCKICSFVSVLECDIINHITSDHADEFSRSFEGSDVETSDDEYDSPRRVHRNGSKVTVGQLKPFLLSLHWTLEFLNATVSEKLFSEFSVLRGNWTILHEQVAAKYLPSIHCSPKFKIHTVTDNTDNSVQDWQELNQFEGSKQGKGYAIFCGGPVVASAWCPQPSLVSLASDTQYLAVSSLPSPENTYHIIKSAVHEGLIQIWEFSCPKENGEQTAKFLFGIAHDFGNVWSLIWCPSGSFELSDDASVDKDTVSRLGLLAAACSDGTVRIFAIPHFSNTDMSKSRIYKALPKATLSPGKLYRDGAQCLKVDWCRGKGHAFIAGALSTGVVCIWDVSCSSPLVKVIDIQNNFTFYPVNSFLAHNGVCSVVAFCPTTDGRNLLSGGNDRTYKFWDLEDTEMPLSVTRKGLVLDAVWLPHWAGCFVSFDDVYGLANTNTCFRENGFFGIQSRNVLSTNAPVWSLTGSDWLNAVAQGDSAGEVMITVQQQLFKNYENDKFPSKRKFPVLSVHIQNISQASPISFRYSHDSKQLVTPENLEAKASKKTKKLKVGQDEKDSVEEDGLCPASYTEWPRTYHETLKSYGLVFVDQETENISQIPDGEMAKRKRSDTMEPGPIACYPMMAVTSVAWNNNIGACTWMFIGTQSGLCRLVNVKALNTDEGRDFISDTWGEGGKMKGYNL, encoded by the exons GAAGGGGAGACTGAATATGGTGTTCGGCGAAGTATAAGCTGTTCTCAGTTGGCTGCGTGGAATTCCCAACTCTGTGAGAAAAACTATGTGATTTGTCCTGTAAATAATTGTGGCCTCATGTTTCATGGTGTTCCGCAGATTCAGAATCACTACGTCAACTGCACTGGG AGATGCAACAGTGCCATGCTGAAGTGCAGCAGATGCCATGCTGTAGTTGCAGTGGATCATTTGTATCATCATATGAAAGCCATGCATCAGTTAGAACCATCTCGGCACCCAAGCAGTGATTCAAGCAGTAGCGAGGTTGCTAGAGCGACAGGTGCGATAGAAGGAAATCGGTCTAGTCAGAAGGCCGGAAAACCTCTCTTACCTTCTTCAGCTGCATCTTCTGGAGCAACAGCAGTA GTATCTGAGGATGAAGATGGGAGAGATTTTCATCGATATTCTACTTTGGGGACATCAAAGCTGTGCCCACCCTCAAA GTTGCATCATGTTCATGAGCAGCTGGAGGTGCGGTGGAAACAGGACATCATTACAACTGGTTGTGCTACGTGCCCTGTGGAAGGTTGCCATCTCAAGTTTCCAACTGTCGATGGTATTTGTCTCCATTTTCAGCAGTGTTGTAGAGGTTTCAAACCACAAGAGTTTGTAGTGTGTAAATTGTGTAATAAGAAATTTGCATCAACTAGTATGCTGGATGATCATATTTATCATATCCACGTAGAGGGTAGACATAAAATTCAAATACACAATTTAAACTCCAGTATACCTGATTATAGTATAAGGAGACGTGTTATGAGTGAAGGGGATGGTGTAGACAGACAACGGGGAACTGATGCACCACAAATGTATAATTCTCAGCGTATGGAGGAAGAACTAAACCTTCAGCCAGATTCTGATCATCATTGCAATCAGAGAAAGGTTGCGTACGTGAGATGTGCAAACAATGAACACGATCCGTCGGTTATTGTTGTGTGCCGCAACACCAAGGTTCTCGAACTCATTATCATTTGTCTAAGAATCAGGCATGCCCAAGAGAAC ATCTTTGAAGGAGTTAAAGCATTTGATAGCTCATCTGCATTCCACAAAGTGAGAGATAGAAGTGAAAGTGAACAGTTAATTTCTTTACAATTTGGTATGAATTCTGAGGAACCCTCAAGATTGTCAAATGAAGGCAGTAATGTTTTCCATGGAAAAGAGGATATTGGAGAAAAAATAACTTCCAATAATCCATGTTGTAGGCCTCCTGTACAGCCTAATAGAACATCATTTATGCAAAGCGATGATTGTTCACCAATTTGTCCTAGTACATCAGGTATGAAACGCAAGTATGTGGA ACACCATGGAAATTTGCAAGAGTCTCATAAAAGTAGAAAAGCGG CTAAAGTTTCATGTACTACAGGTTATACTAGTGATGAGAGTGAGGAAGATGGAAGGCAGCTTCTGAATCGTGACTCAAGATCCCAACGTTCCTCGCGAATGCGgtcctgtcctaggtcacacatcAAAGCAGAGATTTTTGCCCAAGGGGGAAGACCATTGCAGAAATCTCAAATGCCTTCTTTTCTTGGCCTGTCTAAGAATGAAAGTACGTCTGTATTTGAACGATTTAGCTTGCCAGAGAAGTCACAATTTGACCATGATAGTATAATGCCAACTGTAACTGGCAGTGcatgggaggaagaggaggaagatggGTTCTTTACTTCACCTGTTCGTATAAAAAAGCGGCAGTTAGCAGAGAGAGCACAGCAGC CAAGAGCAGAAGCTGCAGTGAAACGGCAagaggaagaggctcaagagcgcaCATGGCGTGCATTACATGAGCAAGAAATGGCATTGAAGGAGAAAGAAGAGGCATTAAAACAACGGGAAGCAGCTGCTCAAAAGAAAATCGAACAGGCATCAAGACTTATTGAAGAGTCTCGGAAGCTTGGAGATTCAAAAAAGTTTAAAGATGACAAAACTTTTGTAAATGCTCGTCCAGCTTTTTTGCATCCTTCAAGCAGAAGAGCATCTTCATCAGGATCTTATCAGACTGATTCTGCACTGAACAATCCAGAGAACAAAAGTGGCATGCATATTGATATTACTAAGCATATAGGTAGCTCATTGGAATTTGGTGATACCACCAACTTAATGTCTACTGATCACAATACAATTATAAATCCCAGTACTTCACATAGTGAAATGTCGGTAAAGATGGGAATATTTTCTCACGGGTCTTCTGTTGCGGAACCACGGGGCTCAAAAATTATCGCCTCCAGTAACCAACAACAAAGATTGGTCGAAAGCCATTCACTTGTGTCTTCATCCATTTCAAAAATATCATCTCTGCAGAAAATAAGTGAAACATCAGTTAACAGACATCATAATACTTTTGATTTAATGTCACCTTCAGCCAAATTTATTTCTGATAGTAAATCTGTTAATAGGAAGAAAAGGAATGTAAATCCATGGGAATTAAGTGAAGCCATACCTAGCATAGAACCTTCAAAAGTTGTTAAAACCTATTCTCGTGCAAATAGATGCCGCAGTGTAACGGAAGCCTCGGAATCTGTAGCCTTGTCATATTTACAAACAGAAGCTCACATGCCTCCTTGTTCTCAAAATGTGGCTCCTATAAGCCAAACATCCTTTGCTACATTATCAGTCTTGACCACTCCAGAAAATAATGGTGAAACAGTAATTAATGGGGGTGCCACAGTTACAATTACACCATTAACACCTGATGACAGGCCAGCAAGGCCTTATAATGCAATGCCAAGTCTACAGTCTTCAAGACTTTTTGGAAGGTCAGACACTTTTGTTGTGCCAAGATCACATCCTGCACAGTCTTCAGTAAGCAAGATCACTCTTCCAGTGTCAGTGACAGTTATGGTAGAGTCACACCACAAATCTTTACCAACTTTAATGCAGAATAAC TCAAATCAACGCTCAAATAAAGGGTATAATTTGTCCGTAACAACTCTTCAAGGCATATCTATTCCAGGCCATGATGAAAGTAACCATCACATTACCGACCCTGCTCTATCAAGTGTAACCATTAGGAACTGTGATGGATCTCAGGCTGAAGCATACTCCAACTCAAACGATAATTCCCAGCTATCGTGCTCCTCACTTTTATCTTCTGAATCACAGAATAACAAGTCGAGCACTAAAAATGCCAAGAAATGGAATGTTAATTTAGGAATTTCATCAAAAACATCATTTCACTTTTCTCCTACTATAGACAGCAGAACCACTGGTGTCAATGAGCAAGTCGGTAAAGAGTCCCCAAAAGAAATATTCCTTTCCAAGCCGTGTGGATCCAACTCCGTTATAGACCAGTCTTTTGAAACAATGGAAAGGAGTtcattacattcctctcttgtagaTAAACTGGATTTGACATCAGTGGGAAAAAATTCAGCTTTGACTAATGATGAATCACAACCACCTCACTTTTCACTTCATAATTTATGCCCCCAAAATTTAGCTCCTTGCCAGAAAAATTTGTACATCACAAAGAGAACCTTTACTTCAACCAGCATCACAG CTAACACCACAATCAACAATATATTCAGAATGCCTAATGGTATGTCCATTATCTTCAAAACATTCAGGTTTACCAACAACATGCCACCATCACCATTATGCCACTCTGCATCACCAAGACCGCATTCAGCATTGTCAGCACCATCCACTGCATTGCATCTACCGCAACCGGCATCACCACCACCGCACTCAGAATTGCATCGACTTCAGTCAGCATCACCATCATCTCACTCTGGATTGCATCCACTGCAGttggtatcaccaccaccacactcagcatcaccaccactgatATCAGCATTGCCTCCAGCGCACTCAGCAGTGCCAcctcacccagcatcaccaccacagcaTTCAACATCGCCGCCACTGCAATCGACATCACCACTGCCCCTGGCATCGCTGCCGTTGCACTCAGCATCGCCGCCACCACAATCTGTATCATTGCCATCACACTCAACGTCACCTATACCgcacatggcatcaccaccactacactcgaCATCATCGCAGCCCCACTCTACATCATCATTACATAACTCTGCATCACCACTACCATATTTGGCAGCACagacaccaccagtgttagtgtcAGCATCATCAGCACTGCCCTCGTCATTGTCAAAACTGCTCtcagcatcaccaacactgccttcGACATTGTCATCACCGCCCACAGTATCAGCAACATCACATCCACCATCGCCATTAACACACGAAGCATTGCCAGTAGCTCACGAATCATCACCAATAGCACGGGAAGCATCATCAATAGCTCACGAATCATCATCAATAGCTCACGAATCATCATCAATAGCTCACAGGTCATCATCAATAGCTCACGAGTCATCATCAATAGCTCACGAATCATCATCAATAGCTCACGAATCATCATCAATAGCTCACGAATCATCACCAATAGCACACGAAGCATCACCAACAGTTTCTGAATACCTAACTTCACATCCATCAATATTGTATATGCAATCACCAATACAAGAACTAACATCAGTGACTTCTCATTCAACATCTTCAACTACTTCAGCATCAACATTGCAAGCTGCCTCATCAGCAACCTGCCTTTCACCCCTTGCAGTCCATACTTCAGCAGTCATACCATACCAGTCATCATTTACACCTTACCCTGAATCATTAACATGTCAACGCACATTACCAGCATCTTATACAGTGTCGTCATATCTTGACACAGTAGAAGTTTGCACTAACAACCAGGCATCATCCACATGTTATTCATTGCCATCTCCCTCTGGCAACGTACAGGCATTGCTCCAAACTACTACATGTTATCAGGCATCCTTGCCATCTCCTCTTTGTGTATCTTCACCTGTACCCATTGGTAAAGCCACGTTATCTCTTGAGCCATCTCATTTTTCACATTCTGCATTGACTGAAACTCCTCAGAAGTCTCCTGTGTCTATTCAGATGTTAACATCATCTTCAGTAGAAACTCGTGAACATAAACAACTGGGTGCAATAAGTACTGAGGAGAATGTTTTAGTGGCTAGTAAGACACCATCATCAAACCTTCAAGATTTATCAGTGCCTAGCATGACATCAGTATGTTGTCATAAGCTCCCTACAAGCTGTGAAGCTATACCGAAACCCCAACAGTTACAGGCAGTTAAGCAGTCATCAGAGATACAACACACTGTATCACAAGAACCACCAATTAATGCACAGCATTTGCCAGTTGCACATGTACATCAACAGGTAATGGAGCTTCCATATGAAGACTCTAAGACAAGTTGTCAGGCTTCTGAATCACTACAGCAAGTGATGCATTTACCTCAGCATGGACCTCAAGATGCTATGCAAACAACAACGTGTACTGCAAATTTCAACTCAAGTGATGTCAGTGTAGCCATGCCAGACCTTGTTGCTCCACAGATTTTGGGTGAATTTGACCCATCAACTGGGACATTCACCAGTAATAATCCAGTTTTCTTGCAATCCATTCTTACTACTAGTCTCAACCAGTCTTCCAGGTCTTCAGCTGCTATGAATTCGTCTACGAATTCAACTGGTCATTTGACATCCTATTCACCCTCTGTTAAGCACGTCAGTGTGCAAATACAAACTGAAGATTTTATAGAGGATGCTGACAAAAAATGTACATCTGATTCTCTAGACAATAAGGAGAAGATCTCTAACAATGAGAATACATTATCTAAAACTATTACTCATCCAGCAAAAATTGAAGAACAACAGGAAGAAATTTTACACGGTGAAGCAGGTGAGTTGTTAAAGACTAAAAACAATTGTCTAGATAGCATTCATCATGCTCCTGGCACAATCTTTGCTTTGGACAACATCAATGGTTCATTCTTTGAAGAATCTAAAACTACAGTGGAAACACCTGCTAATATTGAAGATTCATTTTCTGTAAATGATTATTCTTTTCACCAGGAAGAAAATCCTTCTGAAGATATGGAAGAGATGTATGATTCAACAATGTTGGAGGAAAGCTCTAGCGATTCAGAGGAACTGCAGGGAGAATCTACCAACATGTTAACAAACATTATTGGTCTTGGAACCAAGAAGGAAAACTTTGAAGGAAGAATGGATATTGCTACTGAAATAATAAGTGGAGAAATAGATCAAGATGAAATACTCGAAACAAAGCATATAGTCGATAAGCCTCTGAATGAAAGTAGAACTGCCCGAAAAAACTCTCAGATGAGTGAGGTCACTAATGAAATAGATCATATTGACATGAATGCAAAGAAAGAACCAGTCTTGGGAATTGTTTCAGACATTAATGTAATGGATGAAACAGCAGCTAATGAAATTACCATGGGATCACACTCTAGCAGTGTCACTGTCAATAGTATCCCGGACGGTGTAGCCAAGGTTTGCAGTTTACATGAGCTTGCTCAGATGGCACAAGTACCTGCAAGGAAGGCATCTGCTACAAAAAGTAAATCTGTGGTGGTAGAGAAGAAGTCATGTGGCCCAAGCACAAGAAATAAGATAATAAAACAAGAAATCAATGTTATTGAAGCACAAGAAATAGATGTGACAAAAAATAAAACAGGGGTGAATACAGATATAAGTAATTCATCTGTGTTTAAATGCCCAGATGTAGGCTGTCCTAATGATACCAGTTTAATTGACAAATCAGGATAtcaaattgattcagaagataatAATTTGGAGGATAATGACATTAAAATAACAGAAATCCAGTCTGTAACTAACGAGGAAGTGAATACAACTGGTTCTGGTGTGGTCCTTGATGATGCAAATCCAAATATAACTTCAGAATTGGAGACACAAGGAATGAAGTCAGTACTGTTTGATAGGTCTGAAAACATACACCCATTAAATTCGATTATAACAGAAAGAATCAAATTGGGGCATGATGAACATAACTTTGATTCAGAGGAAATTATTCATAATTTTGAGGTGGTCTCAGAGCTACCAGTTGAACATAGTAGCAACAGATACGAGGAGGATGTTACAAGTGGAACATTTTCTGGAGTTGACCATGGAGATAGTAACATTGTTTATTTACTGTCAGACTCGCAAGAGTTTGAGGTACCTAAAATTACCTCAAGACCTAGAGGGAGACCTAGAGGGAGACCTAGAGGGAGACCTAGAGGAAGAGCAAGAGGCAGAGGAAGAGGcagaggaaggggaaggggaagaagaAAATCAGAAGTTGATGACACATCTGTTCATACTTCAATTCTCCATGACACAGCTGCTCTCTCGGGAATAAACTGTAATGAGAGAGAAAGTAACCCATGTGAAAGTGATAATGTAAATGTGAGTGTTGCATATGAAATGGCTGAAAGGGTTCCCCAGATAACTTCTTTTCAAGAAAATCCTTTGAATGATCAAGAcaataataaaatattaccagTCTCCATAGATGCTGCTGATTTCCTGTTGTCTCCAGAAGGTGTTAGTAATGAAAGTTTGGAAAATTCAGAAGAACCTTTTCAGAATCTTGAGGAGAAAAACAGGAATCAATCTATTAAAAATAGTAATACTGATGAATCAGTGGACATGCTAGAAAAAGTTGAACCTGTTTCACGTGGTGGCCGAAAACTGAAACTTAAAGAATGGTGGACTGGTGTCGTGACTGATGCCACATCGCCACGCGCTAAAACCAGTGTTGGACACAGATTTTCACCACAAACATCTGTAAGGGTTGCAAGATCCAGAGACACTTTAATAAAGGCTGGTAATGCAAAGAAAAAGGGGTCATTGGATTTCATTGATACTGGAGAGGAAGAATCTAAAACAGCATGTCAGCCGGATGACAGACTTCAGACCGACATGAGTGTATTGGGTAGCAAGGATGCTACATTTAATAATTTCTCAGACATTTCCACATGTGAACCTGATACTGCAGATGTTTCTATGCAAATGACATTGGAACATAATAATGCTAATGTTTTCAAGTCATTGATTCTGGGCGAGTCTCGGGAAACAGAGGGAATAGAAGATAAAGGTGCATTGCCCACCGCTTGTAAAAAAAGACGTGGCAGAAAAAAGAATTTCTTTTTTAAATCTCTAAAACAGAATAAGGAGAAAAAATGTTCTAATTCATCACTTAAAATGGATGGCGAGGTAAAATGTGGTAAATGTGGTTTTCTCTGTAATTCTCTGCAGAAATTCCGCTCACATGCTCAGAGCAATCACAATGGGTTAGCAAGGCCTGATGGAGAGAGTCAGGATTTTACTGAAGATGAagctaaaaatatatatttcactACAATAAAAGAAGGTAAAACTCTTAAGTGTACAAAGTGCTTAAATGAATATCGATCTCCTGTAGGTTACATGAAACACATATTACATTGTGGGGTAAGCCAAGAGGATCTCAATATTCCTTGTAAAATATGTAATAAGAAATTTCGATATTACAGTTTGGACTTGCACGTGAAAAATAAACACACTGATAAAATAAAAGAGCCCAAAAAGACTACAAGTTCTACAGCTCCAGGGTTAAGACCAAGACGCAAAGCAGCTTCAAATTGCAATGTTAGGTTGCAAGTCTGGCATTCCAACAAACCTGGTGAGGGTGGAAGTTGTGTGTCGGATACTGAATATGATTATCAAAAAGAGCTCAACCTTTCACAGTTTTATTTAAAGCTAAATGGAACTATTCCTGAGGACTGCAATAAAAGATGGAAAGCTGACCTTGCTCGTGAAGGAAAAGCAACTTGTCCTAATGAAGGATGCACCTTTACATTCAAAACAATTTATATGGGACACAAACACTTCCAGAATTGTCCTTTCTTGAGTTCTAGTAAAACATTCAGTTGTAAAATTTGCAGCTTTGTTTCAGTATTGGAATGCGATATTATAAACCATATAACTTCAGATCATGCTGATGAATTTTCAAGATCATTTGAAGGAAGTGATGTTGAAACATCGGATGATGAATATGATAGCCCACGAAGGGTACACAGAAATGGCTCGAAAGTAACAGTAGGACAACTAAAGCCATTTCTACTTTCACTACATTGGACATTGGAATTTTTGAATGCAACTGTTTCAGAAAAGCTCTTTTCTGAGTTTTCTGTATTAAGGGGGAATTGGACCATACTCCATGAGCAGGTAGCTGCAAAATatttaccatcaattcattgtagCCCGAAATTTAAGATTCACACGGTGACTGACAATACAGATAATTCTGTACAAGACTGGCAAGAATTAAATCAGTTCGAGGGAAGCAAACAGGGAAAGGGGTATGCCATATTTTGTGGTGGACCTGTTGTAGCATCTGCATGGTGCCCGCAGCCTTCATTAGTCTCTCTCGCTTCGGATACGCAGTACTTGGCTGTGTCCTCACTCCCCTCACCAGAAAATACATATCACATTATAAAATCAGCTGTTCATGAAGGACTGATACAGATTTGGGAATTCTCGTGTCCCAAAGAAAATGGAGAGCAAACTGCCAAGTTTTTGTTTGGTATTGCACATGACTTTGGAAATGTGTGGTCACTCATATGGTGTCCATCGGGTTCTTTTGAAttaagtgatgatgcatctgtagATAAAGATACCGTATCAAGATTAGGTCTCTTGGCTGCAGCTTGTTCTGATGGAACTGTACGTATATTTGCAATTCCACATTTTAGCAACACTGACATGTCAAAGTCAAGGATATACAAGGCATTACCAAAAGCAACGTTAAGCCCAGGCAAACTGTATAGAGATGGAGCCCAGTGTCTTAAAGTTGATTGGTGTCGTGGGAAAGGACACGCTTTCATTGCTGGAGCTCTTTCAACTGGTGTTGTGTGCATTTGGGATGTGAGTTGTTCATCTCCTTTGGTGAAAGTAATAGATATTCAAAATAATTTTACGTTTTATCCTGTGAATTCTTTTCTGGCACACAATGGTGTCTGCTCTGTAGTTGCATTTTGTCCCACTACAGATGGCCGAAATCTGTTAAGTGGCGGTAATGACCGAACATACAAGTTCTGGGATTTAGAGGACACTGAAATGCCTCTCAGTGTTACACGTAAAGGACTGGTATTAGATGCAGTGTGGCTACCTCATTGGGCTGGTTGCTTTGTTTCATTTGATGATGTTTATGGTCTTGCAAACACAAACACTTGTTTTCGTGAAAATGGTTTCTTTGGTATTCAGTCTCGTAATGTTCTTTCGACCAATGCACCAGTGTGGTCTCTAACTGGCTCTGATTGGCTAAATGCAGTAGCTCAGGGAGATTCTGCTGGTGAAGTTATGATCACAGTTCAACAGCAGCTTTTTAAAAACTATGAAAATGATAAATTTCCATCAAAGCGAAAGTTTCCTGTTTTGTCTGTGCATATACAAAATATTTCGCAAGCTTCCCCAATCTCTTTTCGTTATAGTCATGATTCAAAACAGTTGGTCACCCCTGAAAATTTGGAGGCCAAAGCCTCTAAGAAAACCAAAAAGCTTAAGGTAGGGCAAGATGAGAAAGACTCGGTAGAAGAGGATGGTCTTTGTCCAGCATCTTACACAGAATGGCCAAGAACGTATCATGAAACATTGAAAAGTTATGGTCTTGTGTTTGTTGATCAAGAGACTGAAAATATTTCTCAAATCCCTGATGGTGAAATGGCAAAGCGGAAGCGATCAGATACCATGGAACCAGGTCCAATTGCTTGCTATCCTATG